The DNA region GGACTGACCGCGATCGCCGGGCTCCTCCTTGCACCGCAGGCTGCTCCCTGGCTTTGGGTGGCGCTGCTCGGTCTGGAGCCGCTGCTGTTCCCGCTCACACTCGTGCTGCTCGGCCTGCGCGCGCGGACTCACGAGGGCTCTGTCGCGCTGAGCGGATTCGTGCAGAGCATCGGATACGCGATCGTGGCCGTGTTCCCGATCGGCATCGGACTGCTGCACGATGCCACCGCCTCCTGGACGGTGCCGCTGCTGGTGCTCGCCGGTGTGGTCGCCGCGGCGATCCCGGCCGGTCTGATCGTCGCGCGTCGCGTCACGATCGAGGACGAGTGGGAGCGCCGCCACGGAAACTGGTGATCGCTGCGTGCGATGGTCGCCGCATGGCGTTACAGGTGGCGGAGACCCGTAACGAGATCAGCGGGCGCGAAGACTACGCCTTCTCGCCCTCGTACTCGTCGGCATACTGGTCGGCCCACTTGTCGACGTACTGCTCGTCGTCGGGGTGACCCAGTTCCTTCTCCAGCGCCGAGTAGTTGACGGTCGGGCTGTAGGACTTGAGTTCGCGCGCGATCTTGGTGTGCTTCGCCTTCTGACGGCCACGCCCCATGCGAGACCCCCTCATTTCTGAGTAGCGGGCGGTGCGGGGGCAATCCGCCGCGTCAACCCGGGCATTCACGAAACCGGCTCGAGGCCGGTAAGAGTAGCATTCAGGATACCACGGAGCCCTGGGCGCAGACCGCTCCGGCCAGGCAGCGAGAGGGCGGGACATATGGCCGACGAAGCATCTGACAGCACCCCGGGGGCGGATGCCGGCGGCATGCCGCTGCCTGTCCCCGAAGCGGACGCCGCGGCTCTGCGCGGCGCCGTCGTGGTGGGTGTCGTGCCGGGCCTCCCGGCGCGCGTGCTCAAGGAGGCGGCGCGATACGCGAAGCTGCTGCAGGCGCCACTGGTGGTGGTGCATGTCGACGTGACCCGCTTCGTGACCTATGAGGATCCGGACGGCTACGTGCATTCGGCACCGATCGACATCAATGTGGCTGCGGGCGAGAGCGATCTCGCTGTCGTCACCGCGGAGGCGACGGCCCTGCTCGAGCGGTCGGACATCCGGTGGAGCGTCCAGCAGCTCGTCGGCGATCCCGCGCTGGCGATGAAGCAGCTGGCCGACCAGATCGAGGCGCGGCTGCTGGTGGTCGGCACGCGCAAGCGCGGCCTGGGCGAATCGATCCGCGGGTTCTTCACCGGCTCGGTCGCCGCGCGGCTGGCGCACCGCCAGCACCGGCCGATCCTCGTCGTCCCGCTCGGGGAGCCCGTGCCGGACGACGAGGAGATCTGGCCCGGCTGAGAGCCGGCCGGCGCCCTCAGCGGCGCAGGGAACGGGTGATGTCGCGGGCGACGCCGTCCAACGATGCGATGAGCTCGTCCACGACGGATGCCGCCAGCTCGCCGCCGCGGGCGACGTGCGAGCGCAGATCCGTGCGCACACGCGCGCGGAACTCGTTGATCGCGGCATCCGCGCGATGGACCTGCTCGCGACTCGCGGTGCGCGGGTCATCCGCCCGCGGTGCCTCCCGCGACGCGGTGCGCTCCTCACGGGTGGCCGCTGCGAGATCGGCGCGCAGGCTCTTCATCGCCTCCCGCACGCTCCCGCGCACCTCGTCGGCGATGAGCCGCACCGAATCCGTCAGGCCGGCTTCGATCCCCTCCAGGTCACCGGCCCGGGCGGCCACTTCGGCCCGTCCGGCATCCGTGATCTCGTAAACCGTCTTGCGACCGTCCACGGTCTTGGAGACCAGCCCGTCCTCCTCGAGCTTGGCAAGTCGGGGGTAGATGGTGCCGGCACTCGGCGTGTACGTGCCGCCGGTTCGATCCGAGAGCGCCTGGATGATGTCGTAGCCGTGACGCGGCCCCTCATCGAGCAGGCTCAGCAGGTACAGGCGCAGGTCGCCGTGCGAGAAGACAGGTGCCATCACCACTCCTTCTCCGCGCCGGCATCGCTCGCTCCACTCGGGGCATCCGCGATCGCCTGCGCGTCGCCGGCGCGGACCGGGGGATCCGCGACCGCCCGGCGCAGCACGGTGACATCGCCGGAGACCGAGTTCGCCCGCACGTCCACGAACGAGCCGCTGAGCTCGCCCACCGCACCGGTGAAGTTCGTGGTCGGGCCGGTGCCCTTGCCAGAGCGCACCACGCCGTCCACCTGCACGCGGCCGCTGACGCTGCGCACCACGAAGTTGGCCGGGCGGCCTTCGTCCAGCCGCACCGTGGCGTTGCCGCTGACGGTGTTCAGGCCGACCTGCTGGGCTTCACCGCTGGTGTCCACCAGGGTCGCGCCGGAGACCGTGTCGACGGTCGCCTTGCGGATCGTTCCCGTCGCGGCCACGTCGCCGGACACGCTGTTGGCGCTGAGCGCGCCGACGAGCCCGCGGATCTGAACGTCGCCGGAGACCGCGTTGACCGTCAGATCCCCGGTCAGTCCGTCGACGATGATGTCGCCCGACACGGTGTTCAGACGTGTGTCGTGGCGGATGCCGGAGACCAGTGCGCTGGCGCTGACCACCCCGAGGTTCAGGGCCACCTCGCGGGGGACCGCGACGCTGATCTCCGCCTTCGGCCCGCCCCCGCCGAAGTTGCGGAAGACCTCCAGGAAGTTGTCCCAACGCAGTTGCGGGTGGTCGATCTCCACGACGTCTCCGACGACCTCGATCCGCAGGTCCTTGATGGTCACGCCGTGCACTTCGATGCGCGCGCCGGGTTCGTCGTGGCCGATGACGTCGATCTGGCCACCGATGAGGCCCACCTTGAGCTTGCGCACCGATTCGAGGTCGATGACGCGTGTGTCGCCGGGGTGGATGATCCACTTCTCGAGGGTCATGGCTGCTCCTGAGTTCGATGTACGAAGGATAAGTCGCGATATATCGCGATGAACTCAGACAACACGATATATCGCGTTCTTGTCAAGGGCCTGTCGGCGAACGTTCAGCCGAGACCCGGTTGACATTACCGCAGCGTCAAGATCTAGCGTGGAGCCGTGAGGGAGGCAGGACCCACCGATGGAGCACGAGGAGTGGTCGATCCAGCAGATCGCCAAGGCGGCCGGCACCACCAGTCGGGCGCTTCGCCACTATGACCACGTCGGACTTCTGAAGCCCTCGCGCACCGGCGCGAACGGGTACCGGTACTACGACCGGGACGCACTCGTGCGGCTGCAGCGGATTCTGCTGCTGCGAGACCTCGGTCTCGGCCTTGACCGGATCGGCGCCGTGCTGGACCGGGACACGGCGCAGGAGGACGCGCTGGCCGCGCACCTCGCGTGGCTGGAACAGGAACAGGGCAGGCTCGCGCGGCAGGTCGCGTCGGTGCAGCTGACCATCGCGGCGATGAAGGGAGGTGAACGGATCATGGCAGAGGACATGTTCGACGGTTTCGACCACTCGCAGTACCAGGACGAAGTCGAGCGGCGCTGGGGGCGCAGGGCATATGCGGACGGCGACCGCTGGTGGCGCGGGATGGACGACGACCAGAAGGCGGCGTGGAAGCAGCGTGTCGCCGACCTCGGTCGCGACTGGATCGCGGCCGCAGAGGCCGGCGTCTCGCCCGACAGTCCCGAGGCTGCAGCGCTGGCCAAGCGCCACGTCGACTGGCTGACGAGCATCCCCGGCACACCGGCGGCCGGCGGCGACGTCAAGGCGTACGTCATCGGGCTCGGCCAGATGTATGTGGCCGATGAGCGCTTCGGCGCGAACTACCGCACCAGCCGGGGCGGTACGGCAGGCGCCGAGTTCGTGCGCGACGCTCTGCGCAGCTACGCGGAGGCGAACCTGTAAGACCGGCGGGGATGCCGCGGCCACGGCCGCGCCGCGGCATCCTCGCTCGAACCAATCCTCTTCAGCCCGTTCGGCGCAGACCGCCGGCGGTCCAGTCGCCGCCGAGGTCCAGGACACCCTCCCGTGCCGCCTCGAGAGCGGCCGAGACGGCGCCGATGCAGACGACATCCGCGCCCAGCCGGGATGCGGACAGTTCGGGAGCGGGAAGATCCAGTTCCAGGTTCAGCGACGCGCGGGCCGCGGCCACCACCTGCGCGGCGGAGTCCGCGGGCAACCCGGAGAGGATCACCCGGCGCGGGTCGAACAGGCTGCCGAAGACGCCCGCGATGATGCTGACCATCTGCCCGATGCGGGCCACGGTAACCTCCGCATCCGCGTCCCCGGCTCGCGCCAGCTCGAGGATCCGCTCGCCGCGCAGGTCGACCGCCGGGATCTGAGCGATCGCGCCGGCGGCGGGGAACTCCCCGGCGGCGAGCGATTCCCGGGCCGAGCGGACCAGGCGCGGATCCAGCCCCCACGCACCGCCGACGCCGACGACATGGTCGAACGCCATCATCTCGGCGATCCCGCCGTGCGCGCCGCGCAGGAGGCGACCGTCGACCACTGCGCCGGCCCCGAGGAACTCGCCGGTGAGCAGCGTCACGTAGTCGGACTCGCCGACGGCCGCGCCGATCGATCCCTCTGCGATGGCGGCCAGGGATGCGTCGTTCTCGACGCGCACCAGCGGCGCCCATCGGCCGAACAGTTCCATCAGGTCCGGATTCATGCGCTGCCAGAAGCCGGTGCGGTGCGGCGGGGACTCGCCGCGCGCGTTCACCGGCGCCGGGACCCCCGCGCACACCGCGAGCACGTCCGCGCGCGCACGGCCGGACGCCCGGAGCGCAGCGTCCACCGCCGCGGTGGCGGCGGCACGGCGCTCCGCGGGGGAGTCGTGCTCCAGGTCGGTCTCGTACTGATCCTTCGCCAGCAGACGTCCGCGCAAGTCGGCGACCGCGGTCAGGATGTGATCCGGGCCGACGTCCACGCCGACCACGCTGGCGACGTCATGCCGCAGTTCGAAGCGACGTGCGGGCCGCCCCTTCTGGTAGTCCCCGCCGGCGCGGGCGTTCGGCAGTTCGCGGAGCAGACCGATTCCGACCAGCTCCTCGATCACGTCGATGGTCGTGGAGCGGGTCAACCCCACCGTCGCCATCGCGTCGCTCGCGGTGAAGACGTCGGTATCCCAGGCATGCGAGAGCATCGCGCCCAGGTTCGCGCGGCGCAGCGAAGCGGTCGGGGACAGCGGGTTGGACAAGGGGTTGACCTTTCACCAGTCACCTCGCATTATGGTCGCAACGATTTGATTTTCCGAGTAAATCTATTCCTCGGTGAAATCTCCGCATCAGTGTTGATGGGTCGGAAGGACGGCGACGTGGCTGAATCATCCCGGCGATGGAGACGAGCGTCCGCCGCCGTGCTCGCCCTCGGACTTGTCGGCGCGGCGCTGTCCGCATGCAGCGGTGACAGCGGGCCGGCGGAGGTGCGGTTCCACCTGAGCAAACCGGAGGCGATCCCCTACTTCCGGGAACTCATCGGTGAATACAACGCGTCCCAGGACGACGTGCGAGTGGTCTTCGACAACTCGTCCAATCTTCAGGCCGGGTTCCTGCGGGGCGACCCGCCTGACCTCGGGCTGCTCAACTACAACATGGAGATGGCCCGCTTCATGGAGCGGGGGGCGCTGAGCGATCTGAGTGACATGCCGGAGGCCGAGCGCATCCTTCCCGAGGTTCAGGACCTGGTCGACCAGTACGCGACCTACCCCGGCAGGACGAGCGTGCTGCCGTACTCGGTGATGGCGGCATCCGTCATCTACAACAAGCAGATCTTCGCCGAGCAGGGACTGGAGGTCCCGCAGACCTGGGACCAGCTCATCGAGGTGTGCGAGGCGCTCACGGCCGCCGGCATCACGCCGTTCTACGCGACGTTCAAGGACCCGTGGACGGTCGGGCAGGGCTGGTTCGACTACACGGTGGGCGGTGCGATCGATGTCGCGGACTTCTACGCGCAGATGAACGAGCTGGGCACCGAGGTCGGCCCGGACTCGCCGGTGTCCTTCCAGAAGACGCTGTCCGAGCCGGTGGAGCGCATGACCGAGCTCACCGGCCAGTACATCAACGAGGATGCCGCCAGCCGCGGCTACGGGGACGGCAACCTCGCCTTCGCGCAGGGCGAGGCGGCGATGTACCTGCAGGGGCCGTGGGCGTTCGGTGAGATCGCCAAGACGGACCCCGATATGGACCTGGGCACCTTCCCGCTCCCGATGACCGACGATCCCCAGGACAACCAGGTGCGGGTCAACATCGACCTCGCGGCGTGGATCCCCGAGGCATCCGAGCACAAGGAGGCAGCGCGCGACTTCCTGAGCTTCCTGTTCCAGAAGGAGGTCATGGACGAGTACAATGCCGCCTTCCTCGGGTACGGGACCACCACGGACGCCGCGCCGGTCACGGATCCGCGCATCGTCGAGATGAAGGAGTACTACGACGACGCGCGGTTCTACCAGGGCGCGTCCAAGGCGATCCCGCTGACCATCCCCACCGACAACTACATCCAGGGCATCGTGACCGGGTCGGATGTGGACAGGACGCTCGCGGTCATGGACGCGGACTGGGCCCGACTGGCCCTTCGCCAGTAGCGCACGACCACACAGAAGGGCAGCGACACGACCATGGCAACCACGACAGCGCCGCCGATTGCAGCGGGCGCACCGGCACGGACGAGCGCGGGGGAGCCGCCGCCGCGCCACAGGCAGCGGGTCGACGGGATGTACTACGTCTTCCTGCTGCCCACCCTGATCCTGTTCACCCTGGCGATCACGCTGCCCGCGATCATCGGGATCTTCTTCAGCTTCACCAACTCGATCGGGTTCGGCGACTGGCAGTTCGTCGGATTCATCAACTACATCGCGGTGTTCTCCGACCCGGCGATCCTGCAGAGCTACCTGTTCACGTTCGGATTCGCCGCCGTCACCGTGGTGCTCGTGAACGCGGTGGCGTTCCTGCTCGCGGTCGGCCTGACCTCGCGGATCCGCATGAAGACCGCCCTGCGGACGATCTTCGTGATCCCCATGGTCATCTCCGGCATCGTGATCGCCTTCGTGTTCAACTTCCTCTTCTCCAACTCCGTCCCCGCGCTGGGACAGACGCTGGGGATCGGCTGGCTGAGTGAGAGCATCCTGGCCAATCCGGACCTGGCGTGGGTGGCGATCGTGATCGTCACGGCCTGGCAGGCGATCCCCGGGACGCTGCTGATCTACATCGCCGGGCTGCTGTCGATCCCCGGCGAAGTGTACGAAGCGGCGGACATCGACGGGGCGGGCAGACTCGCCCAACTCACCCGCATCACCCTGCCCCTGGTCGCCGGGTACGTCGTGATCAATGTGATCCTCGGCTTCAAGAACTTCCTGAACGCCTACGACATCATCGTCGGGCTCACCAACGGCGGACCGGGCACCGCCACCCGCAGCATCGCGATGACCATCGTCACCGGCTTCACCAGCGGCGACTACGCCTATCAGATGGCCAATGCGACCATCTTCTTCGTCATCACGGTCGCCATCGCCCTGCTCCAACTCCGCCTCACCCGAGGAAGGGACGTGCTGTGATGTCCGTGCAACCAGCCCTCGCGGTCGAAAACGTCGAAGCAGCCGAGGCCCTCGAGGGCGGCAAGCCGCGCAAGCCTTCCGGCGGGCGGTTCGCCAGGGAGCGGACGAACTGGTCCGGCACCATCGTGCTGCTGCTGTGCACGCTCACCGTCCTGATCCCGCTGTATGTGACCGTGTCGATGGCTTTCAAGACCCAGTCGCAGGCCGTGGACGGCAACGCCTTCTCACTGCCGAGCCCGTTCAGCATCGACGGGTTCGTCACGGCTTGGAATCTGACCAATTTCCCCCTGGCGTTCACGATCTCGGTGCTGATCACTGCGGCGACCGTGGCCGGCACCATCCTGCTGGCCGCATGGGCCTCCTTCGCGATCGCCCGCAACTGGGATCACCGGCTCTTCCGCTGGTCGTTCTACTACCTGCTGGCGGCGATGTTCATTCCGTTCCCGGTGGTGGCGCTTCCGCAGATCCAGCTGACCGGTCTGACCGGTCTGGACAACCCGGCCGGTGTCGCGATCCTGCACATCATGTTCCAGCTCAGTTTCAGCATCCTGCTGTTCACCGCATTCCTGCGCTCGATCCCGCACGAGCTGGAGGAGAGCGCGCGGATCGACGGGGCGAGCACCTGGCAGACGTTCTGGCACCTGATCTTCCCGCTGCTGGCCCCGATGAGCGCGACGGTCGGCATCTTCGCGTTCCTGGCCTCCTGGAACGATTTCATGATGCCCTCCCTGATCATCTCGGATCCCAGCCAGCAGACCCTGCCCGTGGTGCAGAGCATCTTCCAGACGCAGTTCAGCAACAACTACAACGTGTCCTTCGCGTCGTATCTGATGGCGATGGCGCCGGCGATCGTCGTGTATCTGTTCACCCAGCGCTGGGTGATGGAGGGCGTGACCCAGGGCGCGGTGAAGGGCTGACCGGCCGTCCGCGGCGTCCCAGCGCGGCCGGCATCTGCCGGTCGCCCGATCTTCTGCCCGGAAGGAACCGGTCCGATGGCCACAACGCTTCGCACCCTGCCCGCCCGCACCATCGCCCGCGAGGACGCGTCCTGGTGGCGTCAGGCTGTCGTCTACCAGGTCTATCCGCGCAGCTTCGCCGACGCGGACGGCGACGGGATCGGCGACCTCGCCGGAGTGACCTCGCGAGTGCCGTACCTGTCCGAGCTGAGGATCGACGCGGTGTGGCTGAGCCCGTTCTATCCGTCCGCGCTCGCCGACGGCGGCTATGACGTGGCCGACTACCGGGACGTCGATCCGCGACTGGGCACCCTGGACGACTTCGACGCCCTGCTGGCGGGACTGCATTCGGCCGGCATCCGCGTGGTCATCGACATCGTCCCCAACCACACCTCCGACCTGCACGAGTGGTTCCGGGAGGCTTCGGCGGCGGGGCGCGGCTCCGCCGCCCGGGAACGGTACATCTTCCGCGAGGGACGCGGACCGGACGGTGCGGCTCCGCCGACGGACTGGGTGTCGGCATTCGGCGGATCGGCGTGGGAGCGCGTGGCCGACGGGCAGTGGTACCTGCACAACTTCGCCGTCGAGCAGCCCGACCTGAACTGGGCGGATGCGGACGTGCGTGCCGATTTCGTGCGTACTCTCCGGTTCTGGGCAGACCGCGGGGTGGACGGATTCCGCATCGATGTCGCCCACATGCTGACCAAGGACCTCACCGAACCGCTTCCGTCGCAGGCGGAGCTGGACGCGCTGCCACGCGACGGCCGGCATCCCATGATCGACCGGGACGACGTGCACGAGGTCTACGCGGAATGGCGTGCCGTGTTCGACGCGTACGACCCGCCCCGCACCGCCGTGGCCGAGGCGTGGGTGGACCCGGTGCGGATCCCGCTGTACGCGCGGCCGGACAGTCTGGGCCAGGCGTTCAACTTCGACCTGCTCGAGGCGGACTTCGACGCCGCGCAGTTCCGTCGCATCGTCACGGAGAACCTGGAGCTGGCCGCGGCGTCCGGGTCCTCATCGACGTGGGTGCTGTCCAACCACGACGTCGTCCGGCACGCCACGCGGTACGGACTGCCCCATGCGCAGCGCACGGACGACGGGCGACCGGTGCGCAAGCACGGAAACGAGTGGCTGCGGTCCGGCGGTGTCGAGCCCCGGCTGGATCGGACCGCAGGGCTGCGGCGCGCACGGGCCGCGACCCTGTTCGTGCTGGCACTGCCCGGCTCCGCGTACCTGTACCAGGGGGAGGAACTCGGCCTGCACGAGGTGGCCGAGATCCCGGCCGTCTGCCGGCAGGATCCGACGTTCTTCCGCAGCGGCGGCGCCGACATGGGGCGGGACGGATGCCGGGTCCCGTTGCCGTGGACGCGTGCCGGGGAGTCCTTCGGCTTCGGCGGAGATCACTCCCACCTGCCGCAGCCGAAGTGGTTCGCCGACGCAGCGGTGCAAGCGCAGGAGGGGGATGTGCGCTCGACCCTGAACATGTACCGCCGGGCCCTGGCGCTGCGCCACGAACTGCAGACGCAGGAGAGCCTGGCGTGGGTGGAGACCGGCCGCGCGGATGTGCTGCATTTCGTGCGGCCGAACGGCTGGTCGGTGCTGACCAACTTCGGTCACGAGGACTTCGACCTGGCGGACTCCGATCTGGTGCACACATCCGGAGTGGTGCTCGCCAGCGCCGACGTGCCCTTCGGCATCGTTCCCGCGGAGAGCACGGTGTGGCTCAGGCCGGAGTGACGGGACGCGAAAGCGGATGCCGCGTCCGCACGAGCGCGGTACGCGGCATCCGCCGATGCATCACACGGCGAATGCCGTATTCCGACGATCTCGTCCGAATACGGCATCCGCTTCCTGGGGGAGCGAGGTCGGCGCAG from Microbacterium sp. zg-B185 includes:
- a CDS encoding universal stress protein, which encodes MADEASDSTPGADAGGMPLPVPEADAAALRGAVVVGVVPGLPARVLKEAARYAKLLQAPLVVVHVDVTRFVTYEDPDGYVHSAPIDINVAAGESDLAVVTAEATALLERSDIRWSVQQLVGDPALAMKQLADQIEARLLVVGTRKRGLGESIRGFFTGSVAARLAHRQHRPILVVPLGEPVPDDEEIWPG
- a CDS encoding MerR family transcriptional regulator, producing MEHEEWSIQQIAKAAGTTSRALRHYDHVGLLKPSRTGANGYRYYDRDALVRLQRILLLRDLGLGLDRIGAVLDRDTAQEDALAAHLAWLEQEQGRLARQVASVQLTIAAMKGGERIMAEDMFDGFDHSQYQDEVERRWGRRAYADGDRWWRGMDDDQKAAWKQRVADLGRDWIAAAEAGVSPDSPEAAALAKRHVDWLTSIPGTPAAGGDVKAYVIGLGQMYVADERFGANYRTSRGGTAGAEFVRDALRSYAEANL
- a CDS encoding carbohydrate ABC transporter permease codes for the protein MSVQPALAVENVEAAEALEGGKPRKPSGGRFARERTNWSGTIVLLLCTLTVLIPLYVTVSMAFKTQSQAVDGNAFSLPSPFSIDGFVTAWNLTNFPLAFTISVLITAATVAGTILLAAWASFAIARNWDHRLFRWSFYYLLAAMFIPFPVVALPQIQLTGLTGLDNPAGVAILHIMFQLSFSILLFTAFLRSIPHELEESARIDGASTWQTFWHLIFPLLAPMSATVGIFAFLASWNDFMMPSLIISDPSQQTLPVVQSIFQTQFSNNYNVSFASYLMAMAPAIVVYLFTQRWVMEGVTQGAVKG
- a CDS encoding glycoside hydrolase family 13 protein, yielding MATTLRTLPARTIAREDASWWRQAVVYQVYPRSFADADGDGIGDLAGVTSRVPYLSELRIDAVWLSPFYPSALADGGYDVADYRDVDPRLGTLDDFDALLAGLHSAGIRVVIDIVPNHTSDLHEWFREASAAGRGSAARERYIFREGRGPDGAAPPTDWVSAFGGSAWERVADGQWYLHNFAVEQPDLNWADADVRADFVRTLRFWADRGVDGFRIDVAHMLTKDLTEPLPSQAELDALPRDGRHPMIDRDDVHEVYAEWRAVFDAYDPPRTAVAEAWVDPVRIPLYARPDSLGQAFNFDLLEADFDAAQFRRIVTENLELAAASGSSSTWVLSNHDVVRHATRYGLPHAQRTDDGRPVRKHGNEWLRSGGVEPRLDRTAGLRRARAATLFVLALPGSAYLYQGEELGLHEVAEIPAVCRQDPTFFRSGGADMGRDGCRVPLPWTRAGESFGFGGDHSHLPQPKWFADAAVQAQEGDVRSTLNMYRRALALRHELQTQESLAWVETGRADVLHFVRPNGWSVLTNFGHEDFDLADSDLVHTSGVVLASADVPFGIVPAESTVWLRPE
- a CDS encoding extracellular solute-binding protein, producing the protein MSACSGDSGPAEVRFHLSKPEAIPYFRELIGEYNASQDDVRVVFDNSSNLQAGFLRGDPPDLGLLNYNMEMARFMERGALSDLSDMPEAERILPEVQDLVDQYATYPGRTSVLPYSVMAASVIYNKQIFAEQGLEVPQTWDQLIEVCEALTAAGITPFYATFKDPWTVGQGWFDYTVGGAIDVADFYAQMNELGTEVGPDSPVSFQKTLSEPVERMTELTGQYINEDAASRGYGDGNLAFAQGEAAMYLQGPWAFGEIAKTDPDMDLGTFPLPMTDDPQDNQVRVNIDLAAWIPEASEHKEAARDFLSFLFQKEVMDEYNAAFLGYGTTTDAAPVTDPRIVEMKEYYDDARFYQGASKAIPLTIPTDNYIQGIVTGSDVDRTLAVMDADWARLALRQ
- a CDS encoding helix-turn-helix transcriptional regulator, with translation MAPVFSHGDLRLYLLSLLDEGPRHGYDIIQALSDRTGGTYTPSAGTIYPRLAKLEEDGLVSKTVDGRKTVYEITDAGRAEVAARAGDLEGIEAGLTDSVRLIADEVRGSVREAMKSLRADLAAATREERTASREAPRADDPRTASREQVHRADAAINEFRARVRTDLRSHVARGGELAASVVDELIASLDGVARDITRSLRR
- a CDS encoding DUF4097 domain-containing protein yields the protein MTLEKWIIHPGDTRVIDLESVRKLKVGLIGGQIDVIGHDEPGARIEVHGVTIKDLRIEVVGDVVEIDHPQLRWDNFLEVFRNFGGGGPKAEISVAVPREVALNLGVVSASALVSGIRHDTRLNTVSGDIIVDGLTGDLTVNAVSGDVQIRGLVGALSANSVSGDVAATGTIRKATVDTVSGATLVDTSGEAQQVGLNTVSGNATVRLDEGRPANFVVRSVSGRVQVDGVVRSGKGTGPTTNFTGAVGELSGSFVDVRANSVSGDVTVLRRAVADPPVRAGDAQAIADAPSGASDAGAEKEW
- a CDS encoding ROK family protein; its protein translation is MSNPLSPTASLRRANLGAMLSHAWDTDVFTASDAMATVGLTRSTTIDVIEELVGIGLLRELPNARAGGDYQKGRPARRFELRHDVASVVGVDVGPDHILTAVADLRGRLLAKDQYETDLEHDSPAERRAAATAAVDAALRASGRARADVLAVCAGVPAPVNARGESPPHRTGFWQRMNPDLMELFGRWAPLVRVENDASLAAIAEGSIGAAVGESDYVTLLTGEFLGAGAVVDGRLLRGAHGGIAEMMAFDHVVGVGGAWGLDPRLVRSARESLAAGEFPAAGAIAQIPAVDLRGERILELARAGDADAEVTVARIGQMVSIIAGVFGSLFDPRRVILSGLPADSAAQVVAAARASLNLELDLPAPELSASRLGADVVCIGAVSAALEAAREGVLDLGGDWTAGGLRRTG
- a CDS encoding DUF3073 domain-containing protein, with the protein product MGRGRQKAKHTKIARELKSYSPTVNYSALEKELGHPDDEQYVDKWADQYADEYEGEKA
- a CDS encoding sugar ABC transporter permease, yielding MYYVFLLPTLILFTLAITLPAIIGIFFSFTNSIGFGDWQFVGFINYIAVFSDPAILQSYLFTFGFAAVTVVLVNAVAFLLAVGLTSRIRMKTALRTIFVIPMVISGIVIAFVFNFLFSNSVPALGQTLGIGWLSESILANPDLAWVAIVIVTAWQAIPGTLLIYIAGLLSIPGEVYEAADIDGAGRLAQLTRITLPLVAGYVVINVILGFKNFLNAYDIIVGLTNGGPGTATRSIAMTIVTGFTSGDYAYQMANATIFFVITVAIALLQLRLTRGRDVL